From the genome of Pseudomonas putida:
TCGCCGATTTGCACGTTGTGCGCGATCTGTATCTGGTTGTCGAGTTTGACGCCATCACCAATACGGGTGTCGGACAGGGCACCGCGGTCCACGGCGGTGTTGACGCCGATCTCCACGTCGTCGCCAATGGTCACACCACCGATCTGGGCGATCTTCTGCCACACGCCCTTCTCGTTGGCGAAGCCGAAGCCCTCGCCGCCGATCACCGCGCCGGATTGGATCACCACGCGCTTGCCGATGGTCACGTCGTGGTACAGCGTAACCCGCGGTGCCAGCCAGCCACCTTCGCCGATCACGCTGCGGGCGCCGACCACGCAGTGGGCGCCGAGGGTGACATGGGCTCCGATACGTGCACCGCTTTCGACCACCACGAATGGCCCGACGCAGGCACTGGCATCGACCTGGGCGTCTTCCGCTACCACGGCGCTGGGATGAATACCCGCCACAGCCTTGGGCTTGGGATCGAACAGGTGCGAAATGCGCGCATATGCCAGGTACGGATCGGCAACGATCAGGGCATTGCCGGCAAAGCCTTCGGCATCCGCCGCCTTCAACAGCACCGCCGCGGCCTGGCTGTCATCCAGGTACTTGCGGTACTGCGGGTTGGCGAGGAAGCTCAATTGACCGGGGCCGGCCTCCTGCAAGGTAGCCAGCCCGGTAATCTGCACGGCCTCGGCGCCCTTGAGGGTGGCGCCGAGAGCCTCGGCCAACTGGCCGAGTGTCATGGTCACGGTCATATCAACGCGCTTGGTTCATGCGCTCGATGACTTGGCGGGTGATGTCGTACTGAGGTTTGACATCGATGACCGCACCGCGCTCGAGGACCAGGTCGTAGCCGCCTTTCTTGATCACTTCCTCGACAGCGCCGTCCAGCTTTGGCTTGAGCTGCTTGAGCATGTCACGGTCGGCCACGGCCTTGGCTTCGTTCAGTTCCTTGGACTGGAACTGGAAGTCGCGGGCCTTCTGCTTGAATTCGAGCTCCAGGCGCTCACGCTCCTGCTGCTGCATCTTGTCGCCGCCCTTGATCAGGCGGTCCTGGATGCCTTTGGCGCTGCTTTCCAGGGTCTTGAGCTTGGTCAGCTGCGGGCCAAACTTCTTCTCGGCATCGACCGCGTACTTCTTGGCCGCGTCCGATTCGAGCAGAGCCATCTGATAGTTCAGCACGGCAACCTTCATTTCAGCGAAAGCCGGGGTGGCGACCAGCGCCGCGGCCACGAAGGCCAGTTTGGTCAACTTACGCACGATGCACTCCTGGATAAACCGTTGTTTGAG
Proteins encoded in this window:
- the lpxD gene encoding UDP-3-O-(3-hydroxymyristoyl)glucosamine N-acyltransferase; protein product: MTVTMTLGQLAEALGATLKGAEAVQITGLATLQEAGPGQLSFLANPQYRKYLDDSQAAAVLLKAADAEGFAGNALIVADPYLAYARISHLFDPKPKAVAGIHPSAVVAEDAQVDASACVGPFVVVESGARIGAHVTLGAHCVVGARSVIGEGGWLAPRVTLYHDVTIGKRVVIQSGAVIGGEGFGFANEKGVWQKIAQIGGVTIGDDVEIGVNTAVDRGALSDTRIGDGVKLDNQIQIAHNVQIGDHTAMAACVGISGSARIGKHCMLAGGVGLVGHIDICDNVFVSGMTMVTRSITEPGSYSSGTAMQPLADWRKSAARIRQLDDMAKRLQQLEKRVDTVTSGGQPASEG
- a CDS encoding OmpH family outer membrane protein, which codes for MRKLTKLAFVAAALVATPAFAEMKVAVLNYQMALLESDAAKKYAVDAEKKFGPQLTKLKTLESSAKGIQDRLIKGGDKMQQQERERLELEFKQKARDFQFQSKELNEAKAVADRDMLKQLKPKLDGAVEEVIKKGGYDLVLERGAVIDVKPQYDITRQVIERMNQAR